Proteins from a genomic interval of Phenylobacterium sp. LH3H17:
- a CDS encoding glycosyltransferase family 4 protein has protein sequence MSDLVLVGHPFSAIGMAEHVRSAQRALKAVGVQAGLLDVYGMDRGKDPDFEREFGGDVVTALSEKTNLFCINADEVEQAMGVLEHLGSGPAFQSAYNIIYPAWELAKYPEPWARILERFDEVWAPSEFIRECIAGAVDRPVIHMPLAVEMTVSAFLGRRHFGIPENAFVCLFFFDFSSYAERKNPFAMLEAFEKLVALRPDAPLHVVVKYKGGKDDNPGRRALEARLAALGSRAQSITRQLSDNEIKNLVRCADAFVSLHRSEGFGRGPAEAMIMGRAAVATAYSGNLDYMTPETSRLVDYRLIPVAEGAYLFGEGQVWADPSVDHAVQLLAGLVDDPAETRALGARARRHIRTHFSARAIGLRYAARLEKLAAR, from the coding sequence ATGAGCGACCTCGTCCTGGTCGGACATCCGTTCTCGGCCATCGGCATGGCCGAGCACGTCCGTTCGGCCCAGCGGGCGCTGAAGGCGGTGGGCGTCCAGGCCGGCCTGCTGGACGTCTACGGCATGGACCGCGGCAAGGACCCCGACTTCGAGCGCGAGTTCGGCGGCGATGTGGTCACCGCCCTCTCGGAAAAGACCAACCTCTTCTGCATCAACGCCGACGAGGTCGAGCAGGCCATGGGCGTGCTGGAGCACCTCGGCTCGGGCCCGGCCTTTCAGAGCGCCTACAACATCATCTATCCGGCCTGGGAGCTGGCGAAGTATCCCGAGCCCTGGGCACGGATCCTGGAGCGGTTCGACGAGGTCTGGGCGCCGTCGGAGTTCATCCGCGAATGCATCGCCGGGGCCGTGGACAGGCCGGTGATCCACATGCCGCTGGCCGTGGAGATGACGGTGTCGGCCTTCCTGGGACGCCGGCATTTCGGCATTCCGGAGAACGCCTTCGTCTGCCTGTTCTTCTTCGACTTCTCCTCCTACGCCGAGCGCAAGAACCCGTTCGCCATGCTGGAGGCCTTCGAGAAGCTGGTCGCCCTGCGGCCGGACGCGCCGCTGCACGTGGTGGTGAAGTACAAGGGCGGCAAGGACGACAATCCGGGTCGGCGGGCGCTGGAGGCCCGGCTCGCGGCGCTCGGCTCGCGCGCCCAGTCGATCACCCGTCAGCTGTCGGACAACGAGATCAAGAACCTGGTGCGCTGCGCCGACGCCTTCGTTTCCCTGCACCGGTCCGAGGGCTTCGGGCGCGGGCCGGCCGAGGCGATGATCATGGGCCGCGCCGCGGTGGCCACGGCCTATTCCGGCAATCTCGACTACATGACCCCGGAGACCAGCCGGCTGGTGGACTACAGGCTGATCCCGGTGGCCGAAGGGGCCTACCTGTTCGGCGAGGGTCAGGTCTGGGCCGATCCCAGCGTCGATCACGCGGTGCAGCTCCTGGCCGGGCTGGTGGACGACCCGGCCGAGACCCGCGCGCTCGGGGCCCGCGCCCGGCGCCACATCCGCACCCACTTCAGCGCCCGCGCCATCGGCCTGCGCTACGCCGCGCGGCTGGAAAAGCTGGCGGCCCGCTGA
- a CDS encoding dehydrogenase — translation MRHELVRARAPLRLGFGGGGTDVAPYCDEHGGVVLNAAIDLFAHVTIQARSDDQVRLVAADGEIDWQAKATAPLPTDEPLRLLKGVYNRFMADHAGGQAIPLTLITSADCPPGSGLGSSSALVVAMVEAMRRFMGLEMDAQAVAALAFDIERRELALAGGAQDQYAAAFGGLNLMRFAAGQQVEVEPVEVPARVMKELEASLVLYFTGVSRESAAIIDEQTAKMRSHEAKSMESLHALKAGAFEMRDALVAGDLARFGALLDSGWNSKKQIAHNISSPQIDKVYEAAKSFGVFGGKVSGAGGGGFMMFLVDPTRREGLKRLLAGFGGAAQAARFTPAGAESWDVR, via the coding sequence ATGCGTCACGAACTGGTGCGCGCCCGCGCCCCCCTTCGACTAGGCTTCGGCGGCGGCGGGACCGACGTGGCGCCCTATTGCGATGAGCATGGTGGGGTGGTGCTGAACGCCGCGATCGACCTCTTCGCCCATGTGACGATCCAGGCCCGTAGCGACGACCAGGTCCGGCTGGTCGCCGCCGACGGCGAGATCGACTGGCAGGCCAAGGCGACCGCCCCCCTGCCCACCGACGAGCCGCTGCGGCTGCTCAAGGGCGTCTACAACCGATTCATGGCCGACCATGCCGGTGGGCAGGCCATCCCGCTGACCCTGATCACCTCCGCCGACTGCCCGCCCGGCTCCGGACTGGGCTCGTCCTCGGCCCTGGTGGTGGCCATGGTCGAGGCCATGCGCCGGTTCATGGGCCTGGAGATGGACGCACAGGCCGTCGCGGCCCTCGCCTTCGACATCGAGCGCCGGGAGCTGGCCCTGGCCGGCGGCGCCCAGGACCAGTACGCCGCGGCGTTTGGCGGCCTCAACCTGATGCGGTTCGCCGCCGGCCAGCAGGTGGAGGTCGAGCCCGTCGAGGTCCCGGCCCGGGTGATGAAGGAGCTGGAGGCTTCGCTCGTCCTCTACTTCACCGGGGTCAGCCGCGAGTCCGCCGCGATCATCGACGAGCAGACCGCCAAGATGCGCAGCCATGAGGCCAAGTCGATGGAGAGCCTGCATGCGCTCAAGGCCGGGGCCTTCGAGATGCGCGACGCCCTGGTGGCCGGCGACCTCGCCCGGTTCGGCGCCCTGCTGGATTCAGGCTGGAACTCCAAGAAACAGATCGCCCACAACATCTCCTCGCCGCAGATCGACAAGGTCTACGAAGCCGCCAAGAGCTTCGGCGTGTTCGGCGGCAAGGTGAGCGGCGCAGGCGGCGGCGGCTTCATGATGTTCCTGGTCGACCCCACCCGCCGCGAAGGCCTCAAGCGGCTGCTGGCTGGCTTCGGCGGCGCGGCCCAGGCCGCCCGGTTCACGCCCGCCGGCGCCGAATCCTGGGACGTGCGGTAG
- a CDS encoding sulfotransferase family protein, protein MATARAGKNKSDRAAYLVLGMHRSGTSAATQLLALAGAELPQNVMPGDEHNAKGYFEPWKIAVFNDERLRAGGGAWDDPFTFPYRALPKAQEAAWTTRALELYDAEFGQAWFPLLKDPRVSVLAPLWLTALKARKMPARAVIPVRHPLAVAGSLARRDGFPVEKSVLLWITYMLAAELYSRDMPRAFVGYDRLLADWRAEVARIEAAHGARLPRLSEHAAHLIDGFLTSDLRHNAVQSDLAAVPLVGRMAVEVHDWFEARARDEAPDPAVLDQAAHQLAAMRIEMGVFVSPVTQALDLARADLAEERHRRALERRELSDAVAELARLRREHADVEAMVDTMIAGR, encoded by the coding sequence ATGGCGACGGCAAGAGCCGGAAAGAACAAGTCGGACCGGGCCGCCTATCTGGTGCTGGGGATGCACCGATCCGGTACGTCGGCGGCGACGCAGCTCCTCGCGCTGGCCGGCGCTGAGCTTCCGCAGAACGTGATGCCCGGCGACGAACACAACGCCAAGGGCTACTTCGAACCCTGGAAGATCGCTGTCTTCAACGACGAGCGATTGCGTGCGGGAGGCGGCGCCTGGGACGATCCCTTCACCTTCCCCTACAGGGCCTTGCCCAAGGCTCAGGAGGCCGCGTGGACGACCCGCGCGCTCGAGCTCTATGACGCCGAGTTCGGCCAGGCTTGGTTCCCGCTCCTGAAAGACCCTCGGGTGTCCGTCCTGGCGCCGCTCTGGCTTACCGCGCTCAAGGCCCGCAAGATGCCTGCCCGCGCGGTCATCCCCGTCCGCCACCCGCTGGCGGTGGCCGGATCGCTGGCGCGCCGCGACGGCTTCCCGGTTGAGAAGTCTGTGCTGCTCTGGATTACCTACATGCTGGCGGCGGAGCTCTACTCCCGCGACATGCCCCGGGCCTTCGTCGGATATGACAGGCTGCTGGCGGACTGGCGGGCGGAGGTGGCCCGCATCGAAGCCGCCCACGGCGCGCGCCTGCCCCGCCTCAGCGAGCATGCCGCCCACCTTATCGATGGCTTCCTGACCTCCGACCTCCGCCACAATGCGGTCCAGAGTGACTTGGCCGCCGTCCCCCTGGTGGGTCGGATGGCCGTCGAGGTGCATGACTGGTTCGAGGCCCGCGCGCGCGACGAAGCGCCCGATCCCGCAGTCCTTGACCAGGCGGCGCATCAGCTTGCGGCGATGCGGATCGAGATGGGGGTGTTCGTCTCACCGGTCACCCAAGCGCTCGACCTGGCCCGTGCAGACCTGGCCGAGGAGCGCCACCGCCGGGCGCTGGAACGGCGTGAACTTTCGGATGCGGTCGCCGAGCTCGCACGGTTGCGGCGTGAGCACGCGGATGTCGAGGCTATGGTCGACACCATGATCGCTGGCCGCTAG
- a CDS encoding DUF6270 domain-containing protein — MSRIAIIGSCITRDLWPILGETPQNLLYVSRTSLATLFAPVPAGVTTADEPPSGLRPQPHAALVADLRKTALAALVAHRPTHIVFDFIDERFDLLSVGGGLVSHTWELDVSGYLDQAPFKTAHSIGRATAACERLWMQGAAEMTAFLQATPLHESQVILHEAQWADRYLDADGQTQAFAPTVDVLEGRMVDLREQNAMLDRYQAAFAELMPRAVRIRAPGELRLADSGHRWGLSPFHYVDDYYRDIWRRLHEAGV; from the coding sequence TTGTCCAGGATCGCGATCATCGGCAGCTGCATAACGCGAGACTTGTGGCCGATCCTGGGCGAGACGCCCCAGAACCTGCTCTATGTGTCGCGAACCAGCCTGGCGACCCTGTTCGCTCCGGTCCCCGCGGGGGTTACGACGGCGGACGAACCGCCCAGCGGATTGCGCCCCCAGCCACATGCCGCCCTGGTCGCCGATCTGAGGAAGACGGCGCTGGCGGCCCTGGTGGCGCATCGGCCCACCCACATCGTCTTCGACTTCATCGACGAGCGCTTCGACCTGCTGTCGGTCGGCGGCGGCCTGGTGTCCCACACCTGGGAGCTGGACGTCAGCGGCTACCTGGACCAGGCGCCGTTCAAGACCGCCCACAGCATCGGACGGGCCACCGCCGCCTGCGAGCGGCTCTGGATGCAGGGCGCGGCGGAGATGACCGCCTTCCTGCAGGCGACACCGCTGCACGAGTCGCAGGTCATCCTGCATGAGGCCCAATGGGCCGACCGCTATCTGGACGCAGACGGCCAGACCCAGGCCTTCGCCCCGACCGTCGACGTGCTGGAGGGACGGATGGTCGACCTGCGCGAACAGAACGCCATGCTGGACCGCTATCAGGCGGCTTTCGCCGAACTCATGCCGCGAGCCGTGAGGATCCGCGCGCCCGGCGAGCTGCGCCTGGCCGACAGCGGCCACCGCTGGGGTCTCAGTCCCTTCCACTACGTGGACGACTATTACCGCGACATCTGGCGGCGGCTGCACGAGGCCGGCGTCTAG
- a CDS encoding glycoside hydrolase family 99-like domain-containing protein gives MAKRPTKPKTDPAAADALLAKRRALHKARRVVAEDRWNRFRKAAARRVGLAEKGATEQKFDLMLARAKWPGRAALIARSGLWDLRVDHNLGREGGPVKGLVDYVRAGPDSGAFPKALFDQTWYLEKNPDLIGTRWAPLAHYLVAGDREGRDPHPLFDLKDYRGRHAVKVAATGLSALQHFIHRGAVEGFDPHALFDLRHYVGQAEEVADSGENPLIHYLREGWRRGYDPHPLFAGDWYLAQNPDVADRGIAPLLHYVTSGAVEGRSPHPLFEAVWYAEHYRDAAPLGSNALSHFLDYGAEQRRNPSAHFDVAFYLEQNPAAPSDQHPVIHYLMEGAFEGVSPAADFNEATYLIEHPETAETPVAGLLHWALSRTPKPEPGAIGRRAQGDDGLFEQLRSSGRMRDAGAYDIQAYRDMTLDRRRAKERAIAGVKAKTPRLISVAERDVEKAAAELAFQAAPRPKVSIVIPAYNNLTFTLECLAALQAAAGLERAEVIVIDDASTDATSAVLAKVVGLKLITNPENLGFIRTCNRAADKARGEFVVFLNNDVQVRPGWLAALLAPFAEEEDVGATAPKMLFPDGRLQEAGARIGVDGAAEMIGLFEDPDLARWNVRREVDYASGACLMVRRKVFAELGGFDLAFAPAYCEDADLCFRLRERGLRVIYEPTAEIVHHLSVTANSIDAGYKHRLATRNQQAFVERWGERLEALNAVRTIAFHLPQFHAIPENDRWWGAGFTEWTNVTRALPNYRGHYQPHLPADLGFYDLSDPQTLKRQAELAQRYGVGGFCHYFYWFTGGRRVLEKPLEPLLDGKPDDFPFCLCWANENWTRTWDGEARDVLLAQTYAKGDAEALIAEMAPYLARPNYIRIGGKPLVLIYRPGLLPDARAWTKAWRDHCRKAGIGEIYLAFVESFENAGGKTDPTSLGFDASVEFPPSGAGALIHPPGPLYNPRFEGRVNDYRAMVRRYLDTPPPAHTRFRGVMPSWDNTARRQDGGWSYQHATPGAFQAWIEAMFEETRRQNFGDERIVFINAWNEWAEGAHLEPDQRFGHGWLEAVKNAYDADLVDRS, from the coding sequence TTGGCCAAACGACCGACAAAACCAAAGACCGACCCCGCCGCCGCGGACGCCCTGCTGGCCAAGCGGCGCGCCCTGCACAAGGCGCGCCGGGTGGTGGCCGAGGATCGCTGGAACCGATTCCGCAAGGCCGCGGCCCGCCGCGTCGGCCTGGCCGAGAAGGGCGCCACCGAGCAGAAGTTCGACCTGATGCTGGCGCGGGCCAAATGGCCCGGCCGCGCCGCCCTGATCGCCCGTTCGGGCCTCTGGGACCTGCGGGTGGACCATAACCTCGGCCGCGAGGGCGGGCCGGTGAAGGGCCTGGTGGACTATGTGCGGGCCGGACCCGACTCCGGCGCCTTCCCGAAGGCCCTGTTCGACCAGACCTGGTACCTGGAGAAGAACCCGGACCTGATAGGCACCCGCTGGGCGCCGCTGGCTCACTACCTGGTGGCCGGCGACCGCGAGGGCCGCGATCCGCACCCGCTTTTCGACCTGAAGGACTATCGCGGCCGCCATGCCGTGAAGGTGGCCGCCACGGGCCTGAGCGCCCTGCAGCATTTCATCCATCGTGGGGCGGTGGAGGGCTTCGATCCCCATGCCCTGTTCGACCTGCGCCACTATGTGGGCCAGGCCGAGGAGGTGGCGGACTCCGGCGAGAACCCGCTGATCCACTATCTGCGCGAGGGCTGGCGGCGCGGCTACGATCCGCACCCGCTGTTCGCCGGCGATTGGTACCTGGCCCAGAATCCGGACGTGGCCGACCGGGGCATCGCGCCCTTGCTGCACTATGTGACCAGCGGCGCGGTCGAGGGCCGCAGCCCCCACCCGCTGTTCGAGGCCGTCTGGTACGCCGAGCACTATCGCGACGCCGCCCCCCTGGGCTCCAACGCCCTCTCCCATTTCCTCGACTATGGGGCCGAGCAGCGGCGCAACCCGTCCGCTCACTTCGACGTGGCCTTCTATCTGGAGCAGAATCCGGCCGCGCCGTCGGACCAACATCCGGTGATTCACTATCTGATGGAGGGCGCCTTCGAGGGCGTCTCCCCGGCCGCCGACTTCAACGAGGCGACCTATCTGATCGAGCATCCCGAGACGGCCGAGACCCCGGTGGCGGGCCTGCTGCACTGGGCTCTGTCGCGAACGCCGAAGCCCGAGCCGGGCGCGATCGGCCGCCGGGCCCAGGGCGACGACGGCCTGTTCGAGCAGCTGCGCAGCTCGGGCCGCATGCGCGACGCCGGCGCCTACGACATCCAGGCCTATCGCGACATGACCCTGGACCGGCGCCGCGCCAAGGAGCGCGCCATCGCCGGCGTTAAGGCGAAGACGCCCAGGCTCATCTCGGTCGCCGAGCGCGACGTGGAGAAGGCGGCGGCCGAACTGGCCTTCCAGGCCGCACCGCGCCCCAAGGTCTCCATCGTCATCCCCGCCTACAACAACCTGACCTTCACCCTGGAATGTCTGGCGGCGCTGCAGGCGGCCGCCGGATTGGAGCGGGCCGAGGTGATCGTCATCGACGACGCGTCAACCGACGCGACCAGCGCGGTGTTGGCCAAGGTCGTGGGCCTCAAGCTGATCACCAATCCCGAGAACCTCGGCTTCATCCGCACCTGCAACAGGGCCGCGGACAAGGCCCGCGGCGAGTTCGTGGTCTTCCTGAACAACGACGTCCAGGTGCGGCCGGGCTGGCTGGCGGCCCTGCTCGCCCCCTTCGCCGAGGAGGAGGACGTGGGCGCCACGGCGCCCAAGATGCTGTTCCCCGACGGTCGGCTGCAGGAGGCGGGGGCGCGGATCGGGGTCGACGGCGCCGCCGAGATGATCGGCCTGTTCGAAGACCCGGACCTGGCCCGCTGGAACGTGCGGCGCGAGGTCGACTACGCCTCGGGCGCCTGCCTGATGGTCCGGCGCAAAGTGTTCGCCGAGCTGGGCGGTTTCGACCTCGCCTTCGCCCCGGCCTATTGCGAGGACGCCGACCTCTGCTTCCGTCTGCGCGAGCGCGGCCTTCGGGTGATCTACGAGCCGACCGCCGAGATCGTCCACCACCTTAGCGTCACCGCCAATTCCATCGACGCCGGCTACAAGCACCGGCTGGCCACCCGCAACCAGCAGGCCTTCGTCGAACGATGGGGCGAGCGGCTGGAGGCGCTGAACGCGGTGCGCACCATCGCCTTCCATCTTCCCCAGTTCCACGCCATCCCGGAGAACGACCGCTGGTGGGGCGCGGGCTTCACCGAGTGGACCAACGTCACCCGGGCCCTGCCGAACTATCGCGGCCACTACCAGCCGCACCTGCCGGCCGACCTCGGCTTCTACGATCTGTCCGACCCGCAGACCCTGAAGCGCCAGGCCGAACTGGCTCAGCGCTACGGCGTCGGCGGCTTCTGCCACTATTTCTACTGGTTCACCGGGGGCCGCCGGGTGCTGGAAAAGCCGCTGGAGCCGTTGCTCGACGGCAAGCCGGACGACTTCCCCTTCTGCCTGTGCTGGGCCAACGAGAACTGGACCCGGACCTGGGACGGCGAGGCGCGCGACGTGCTGCTGGCCCAGACCTACGCAAAGGGCGACGCCGAGGCGCTGATCGCCGAGATGGCTCCCTATCTCGCCCGGCCCAACTATATCAGGATCGGCGGCAAGCCCCTGGTGCTCATCTACCGGCCAGGCCTGCTGCCCGACGCCAGGGCCTGGACCAAGGCCTGGCGCGACCACTGCCGCAAGGCCGGGATCGGCGAGATCTACCTGGCCTTCGTCGAGAGCTTCGAGAACGCCGGCGGCAAGACCGACCCGACGAGCCTCGGCTTCGACGCCTCGGTGGAGTTCCCGCCGTCGGGCGCGGGCGCCCTGATCCATCCGCCCGGACCGCTGTACAATCCGCGCTTCGAGGGCCGGGTGAACGACTACCGGGCCATGGTGCGGCGTTATCTCGACACCCCGCCGCCGGCCCATACCCGGTTCCGCGGTGTGATGCCCTCCTGGGACAACACCGCCCGGCGCCAGGATGGCGGCTGGTCCTATCAGCACGCCACGCCGGGCGCCTTCCAGGCCTGGATCGAGGCCATGTTCGAGGAGACCCGGCGCCAGAACTTCGGCGACGAGCGGATCGTCTTCATCAATGCCTGGAACGAATGGGCGGAGGGCGCGCACCTGGAGCCCGACCAGCGGTTCGGCCATGGCTGGCTGGAGGCGGTGAAGAACGCCTACGACGCCGACCTGGTGGACAGGTCATGA
- a CDS encoding type I secretion system permease/ATPase — protein MNILNPLADQPDNPLTRSIKEGYTPLWFAAGFSAVSNVLYLALPLYTFQIYGRVMTSYSVPTLVVITVAVLAAFIVSGLIDDYRAKVLINFGVVMDQRVSGKVFSALFDGVVRGNPSLRSQALRDLDAFRQMLTGSAFASLFDLPWLPVFIGVLFVIDPLIGVVTLMGAVILVGITIAQDRATRPALKEANDAALRSYGFTDAALRNGEVVRAMGMVEPLGQRWAGFRSVTMERSAAASERASVLSNVSKFARQGIQVLIIGIGAYLVVKGEIHSGLLFANMILAARALQPIDRLVGSWDGLNNGYRAYLRLNVLFKDWKPSTPATALPTPLGQLSVEAVNFAPPGANRFVLQGINLKVEPGEMLGIIGPSGAGKSSLARLIVGIWQPNSGTVRLDGADVYSWDRVEFGKHVGYLPQDTELFAGTIRDNIARFRTDVEDSAVIWAAQVAGVHQLILRLPNGYDTELGEAGHVLSAGQRQRVGLARAVMGNPRLLVLDEPNAALDAEGEEALVNAIDGLKAGGATIVIVSHKPSVFRSADKMLLLRDGRVELFGPREQVMARVVQPAAVQKIEATR, from the coding sequence ATGAATATCCTGAACCCGTTGGCTGACCAGCCCGACAACCCGCTGACGCGGTCCATCAAGGAGGGATACACCCCCCTGTGGTTCGCGGCCGGATTCAGCGCGGTCTCGAACGTGCTCTACCTGGCCCTGCCGCTCTACACCTTCCAGATCTACGGGCGGGTGATGACGAGCTACAGCGTGCCGACCCTGGTGGTCATCACCGTCGCCGTCCTGGCCGCCTTCATAGTCTCGGGACTGATCGACGACTATCGCGCCAAAGTGCTGATCAATTTCGGCGTGGTCATGGACCAACGCGTTAGCGGCAAGGTGTTTTCGGCCCTGTTCGACGGGGTGGTGCGCGGCAATCCGTCCCTGCGCTCGCAGGCCCTGCGCGACCTCGACGCCTTCCGGCAGATGCTGACCGGCTCGGCCTTCGCCAGCCTCTTCGACCTGCCCTGGCTGCCGGTCTTCATCGGCGTCCTGTTCGTCATCGACCCCTTGATCGGGGTGGTGACCCTGATGGGCGCGGTCATCCTGGTGGGCATCACCATCGCCCAGGATCGCGCCACGCGACCGGCCCTCAAAGAGGCCAATGACGCGGCCCTGCGCAGCTATGGATTCACCGACGCGGCGCTGCGCAATGGCGAGGTGGTTAGGGCCATGGGCATGGTCGAGCCGCTGGGTCAGCGCTGGGCCGGTTTCCGGTCGGTCACCATGGAGCGCAGCGCCGCCGCCAGCGAGCGCGCCAGCGTGCTGTCCAACGTGAGTAAGTTCGCGCGTCAGGGGATTCAGGTCCTGATCATCGGAATCGGCGCCTACCTGGTGGTGAAGGGCGAGATTCATTCGGGCCTGCTGTTCGCCAACATGATCCTGGCGGCCCGCGCGCTGCAGCCGATCGACCGGCTGGTCGGATCCTGGGATGGCCTCAACAACGGCTACCGCGCCTATCTGCGGCTGAACGTGCTGTTCAAGGACTGGAAGCCCAGCACGCCCGCCACGGCCCTGCCCACACCGCTGGGCCAGCTGTCGGTGGAGGCGGTGAACTTCGCCCCGCCCGGCGCCAACCGCTTCGTCCTGCAGGGGATCAATCTCAAGGTCGAGCCCGGCGAGATGCTCGGGATCATCGGCCCGTCCGGCGCGGGCAAGTCGTCGCTCGCGCGCCTGATCGTCGGCATCTGGCAGCCTAACAGCGGCACGGTCCGCCTCGACGGCGCCGACGTCTATTCCTGGGATCGGGTCGAGTTCGGCAAGCACGTGGGCTACCTGCCGCAGGACACCGAGCTCTTCGCCGGCACCATCCGCGACAACATCGCCCGCTTCCGAACCGACGTGGAGGACAGCGCCGTGATCTGGGCCGCCCAGGTCGCCGGGGTCCACCAACTCATCCTGCGGCTGCCCAACGGCTATGACACCGAGCTGGGCGAGGCCGGGCACGTGCTATCCGCCGGCCAGCGCCAGCGGGTGGGCCTGGCCCGCGCGGTGATGGGCAATCCGCGCCTGCTGGTGCTGGACGAGCCCAACGCCGCCCTCGACGCCGAGGGCGAAGAGGCCCTGGTCAACGCCATCGACGGGCTCAAGGCCGGCGGCGCGACCATCGTCATCGTCTCCCACAAGCCCAGCGTGTTCCGCAGCGCTGACAAGATGCTGCTGCTGCGCGACGGCCGGGTGGAGCTGTTCGGACCGCGCGAGCAGGTCATGGCCCGGGTGGTCCAGCCGGCCGCGGTCCAGAAGATCGAGGCCACCCGATGA
- a CDS encoding bifunctional 2-polyprenyl-6-hydroxyphenol methylase/3-demethylubiquinol 3-O-methyltransferase UbiG produces the protein MKELSKSIVRRMADPNFARRWFVGEGLDIGGKPDPLSLYAPFFPELKSVRVWDWEDGDAQFLKGVEPGSLDFVHSSHCLEHLVDPRAGLAAWFGAIKPGGFLIVTVPDEDLYEQGVWPSTHNRDHKWTFTMLKARSWSEASINVLELLSNLGPAADVERVALLNSTFRYDLPRFDQTLTPIGECGIEFVVRKRTARELTYGGLVRDVDQPAPAERKHFNQYRADHAHMKTSAPPFEDESEL, from the coding sequence GTGAAAGAGCTCTCCAAGTCCATCGTCCGGCGCATGGCCGACCCCAACTTCGCCCGCCGCTGGTTCGTGGGCGAGGGCCTGGACATCGGCGGCAAGCCCGACCCGCTGTCGCTCTATGCGCCGTTCTTCCCGGAGCTGAAGTCCGTCCGCGTCTGGGACTGGGAGGACGGCGACGCCCAGTTCCTGAAGGGCGTCGAGCCGGGCAGCCTCGACTTCGTCCATTCCAGCCACTGCCTGGAGCACCTGGTCGATCCGCGCGCGGGCCTGGCGGCCTGGTTCGGGGCCATCAAGCCCGGCGGCTTCCTGATCGTCACCGTCCCCGACGAGGACCTCTACGAACAGGGCGTGTGGCCCTCGACCCACAACCGCGACCACAAGTGGACCTTCACCATGCTGAAGGCCCGCTCCTGGAGCGAGGCCTCGATCAACGTGCTCGAGCTGCTGTCGAACCTCGGCCCGGCCGCCGACGTGGAGAGGGTCGCCCTGCTCAACTCCACCTTCCGCTATGACCTGCCGCGCTTCGACCAGACCCTGACGCCGATCGGCGAGTGCGGCATCGAGTTCGTGGTCCGCAAGCGCACCGCCCGTGAGCTGACCTATGGCGGCCTGGTCCGCGATGTCGACCAGCCCGCCCCGGCCGAGCGCAAGCACTTCAACCAGTACCGCGCCGACCATGCCCACATGAAGACCAGCGCCCCGCCCTTCGAGGACGAGAGCGAGCTCTAG